GCACTTCTGCCAAATCAGGATAATTTTCATATTTTTTCACTAATAGCGGAAAAATGGATCGATACATCACTTGATAAGCGCCAAAAAACCACTCTGGCTGTAAACGGATCCGATCGTGAACCTTACCGATAATCCTTCTATTTTCTACATAATTTTGATCGATTACTCCATCTGTTAAACTTAATAGGTACCTCTTTTGCGTAAGCATTAAGCGTTCGATTGTGCTATGTTTATCTATTATATTTTTTAAATGTTGTATCGCATATATCTTATCATAAAAAGATTTAACGATTCGATCTACATTTTCTTCAAACAACTGTTTTTGTTCTCGCATAATTTTTAGTGTTTCTTCTGAGATATTTAACAACTGGAGCTTACGAACAACACTTTCCTCTTTACAATCTAACCGCACGGAGTTGTTTTTCCAAGGACGATCTGAAATGGTGGTATTTTTTACACTTCTTCCGAACATTTATCATCACCACTTTGGAATTTTTTATAATATTATATCACAACATATCACAATAAATTTGTTAAGATTTCTTAGAGAATGGATTTGTATGCTATGGGCTGATTCACTTATTCCTTGAACTTTAACCAAGTTTCAGCAATTCCATCATTCCATCCTACTGTGGTAACTTCCCCATTGGTTATTAATGGTCGTTTAATGATCTTACCATCTGAAGCTAAAATATCGAGCAGTTCATCCTCGCTTAATGATTTGATCTTATCCTTCATACCCAATTCACGATACGAACCACCACTTGTATTAAAGAATTTCTTAATATTAACTCCACTTTTTTGCACCATTTCTTTTAATTCTGCTTTTGTTGGTGGTTCTTCAATAATTTGGACAATCTCATATGGAATTCTGTTCTCATCAAAGAACTTCTTCGCTTTTCTTGATGTTCCACATTTGTTATAATAATATATTTTAATCATTTTTCATCCCTCCATTGTTAGTATTTCATTGCTTTTATTTTCTATGATTCGTACAAGCCTGTAAATGAACAAAGTGTCATCATTTACACTATTCTTCGCATACTAGTAGTTGAATCCCCTCTATCTCTCACCATTCCACTCCAAGAAAAATTGTTCTAAATAGATTTCCATAAATCGATGTCTTTCTTTAGCAATCTTCTTACCTGCATCCGTATTCATCCTATCTTTTAACAGCAAAAGCTTTTCGTAAAAATGGTTGATGCTATTCCCTTTGTTCCTCATATATTCCTCTTTTGACATTTTTAATTTTGGAGGTTCTTCTGGATTCCAGATTTGCCGACCTTTTGCTCCTCCATAGGCAAATGCTCTAGCAATTCCTATTGCACCAATCGCATCAAGACGATCAGCATCTTGTACAATTTGAGATTCTAAAGAACTTAACTTTTCGGTTTGTTGATGGAAGCTAATTTCACCGATAATTTGTAGAACTTGTTTAATGATATTCGAGTCTACATTTAGTTCTTCTAATATCGCTTTAGGAATTCCTATTTGTGTATCATCCGAGCCAGTTATTTTATAATCTCCGATGTCATGTAAAAGTGCTGCAAGTTGTACGACATTCGCATTTACATTCGCCTTCTCTTCCCTCATCAATAATTGAGCATTATGGTATACTCTCATCACATGCCAATAATCATGTCCCGACGATTCATCCATCATATGCTTCTTTATGTATTCTTTAACTTTTTCAATCACTAATTCCATATCATTTTGTCGCTCCCTTATCGTTATAATTAACTAACGGAATTTTTGGAATATCATTTACCTAAAGTTTCCACTCATTTATAATAACCTTAAAGGAGATGAGTAAACCGTGAACCAGCAAAATTATATATCCAAAAACACAAAGGAATTTTGGAAAGCCACAGTTGCTTTAAGTATTGGCTCTTTTTTAATCTTTTCAAACCTTCACATGGTTCAGCCACTTCTCCCGCTTTTTTCAGAAGATTTTCATGTATCACCAGCAACCGCTAGTCTAACTGTTTCACTGGTTACGTTGACTCTTAGTATCTTTTTGCTCCTATTCGGCCCCATTTCTGATGCTATGGGGCGTAAAAATATCATGTCAATCGGCTTATTTGGCTCATCCTTCATGTCGATCTTGATTTTTTTCTCACCTAATTTTACTACTCTACTTATTCTTCGGACATTTCAGGGAATTTTTTTAGCCAGTTTACCAGCAATTGCCTATGCATATATTGGAGAAGAGTTTGACAAGAACGCAATTGGAATTGCAATCGGTATCTATATTAGTGGAAATAGTATTGGTGGTATGGGTGGGCGGATTGTGAGTGGATTTATTGCTGATCATTGGGGATGGCAGTATTCATTTCTAATTATGGGGATATTCGGACTACTCTTTTTCTTTCTTTTTTTAGTGTTACTTCCAAAAAGTCAACATTTTCAAACTCATCATTTTTCTTTGAAAATAGGTATTCGTGAGATGATACACCATTGGAAAAACCCAATCCTACGTCAAGCGTATTATGTTGCTGGAATTATTTATTTCATTTTTCTTGGACTATTTAATTATCTTGGATATTACTTACACCAAAGTCCTTATTTCCTTTCAACAACTGTAATCGGATTGTTATATATATCTTATCTAGCAGGAACATTTAGCTCGACATTATCAGGAAGATTGGATCAGGTTTTGTCAATTCCTCGGAGGATCTTTTATGGATTGCTCATTATTTTGGTTGGTATTTTATTTATGGGTCTGAAACCGTTATTTATGATCATGACAGGTTTAATTTTTGTTGTATTTGGTTTTTTCTTTGTTCATTCCGCTTCAAGCAGTTGGGTCAGTCTTCATGCTTCTCATGCAAAAGCTGGAGCCTCTTCATTATACCTACTCTCTTACTATATGGGAGGAAGTATGGGAGGCACACTACTTGGCTATGTTTGGTCACCTTTTGGTTGGAACGGCATCATTCTTGTAACATTTGTCTTGGTATTAGTGGGAATTCGAATTAGTTTCCGAATGAACACATTTCATGAAGAAAAAAAAGAAACCGACAATATGGTTCCTTCTAATTAAAGCGATCCTTATTCTTTTGCACTTTCTCTTCTCAGTAATTTCATCCCAATCAGGAGTAAAATGCATATTGCAAAAAAACAAACGACTAAATTCCCATATTTAGCCGTTTGTTGAAAAGTCTATAGATCACAACCACATTCATTGGAAAGTGTCGCATTCAAAACTATCTGATGTCCTTCTTTTATGGACTCTTCAAATAAAGTCCGTACTGCTTCCCATACTAGATCATCATTTCCCTTGATCACTGTACTCATCGAACCGACTTCAATGGTTAATCCCTGAGATTCCAACGGCTTGATGGCCTGAAGAGCTTTTGTAATCACTGATTCGAACTGCTTCGTTGCTAATGGATAAAGTGCAAGTTGACATGAGATCATTTTGAATTCTCCTTATCCCAACGGATTACAAAAAAACCTGCTCCCTTTTCTTGTTTTCCTTGCCTCTCCCGTTCTATTTTTTCTGCTTCTTTTTCATCAAATTGCATTACAGGAGGTAAATATAATCCCTTCTTCAATTGAAAAGAGTACGGAAGAAGGGTTTCAATTTCCTCTTCTCGATAAAGATGTGCTTTTGCAAATAGATTGTTTGGATCTTCTTCTGCTTTTTGTGTATAAAGTTCACCCCAAGAGCTTTCTTTTGTTAGAACCCCGATAACAAGTCGTCCATTTGGTTTGAGTACTCTCATTGCTTCTCGAAGAGCTTTCTTCGGATGATCCATGAATTCAACCGCAGTAACAGAGACAACTAAATCAAACGTTCCATCTTTAAAAGGCAACTGGTGAGCATCACCAATCTGCCACTCGATGTTCAAGCCTTCCTTTTCTGCCTTGTCCTGAGCGATCTTTAACATCTCTTTCGATTGGTCTACAGCTGTCACTTGCAATCCTTTTTTTGCTAACCAGAGACTATAGGTTCCTGTTCCTGCTCCCATATCGAGTACTTGTTCATTTTTTTCTGGCTTTGCCATTTCTTCGATGAGCTTTTTCTCTACTCGATCGACAAAACGACCTAAATTCGACTCATACCATTGATCATAATCTTTGGCAAAGGAATCAAACCATGCCATTCGATCACCTACTTTTTACTTTCTTGTCCTATTTCGTGGACTCTATGATTTCAATTTCTACCTGATAGCCTGCATACTTTTTGATATTGAATACCCCTGAATCAAAAATAAGATATTGACCTTTCATCCCTACTAATTTACCTTCATAAACGGACTGCTTGTCCAAATTGATTGCTGTCACATTTTTCACGGTACCTTCAATAGGGTAGATAAATTCTTGGATCTGATCCACATCAAGTAAATAAGATTGATATTCTTCTGGAATCAAGGCAAGAATCTCTTCTCGGATTTTTCTTATATCTTTGTCTGCAATCTCCTCTTTTAACATTTTTCGCCAGTTAGTTTTATCAGGGAGATGTTGAGATAAGAAATATTCGAGTTCCCCAGCCATTTTCCTTGTGGGTAATTCTGCAATCGGAATCGACTGAATGGCACCCTGATCCACCCATCTTTTGAAGGCATTCGTCTTTCGTGTAAGCCCAACTTTTACATCACTACTTAATGCAAGATAGACATAATGGGGAACCATACAGTGCTGATCGCCAAATTCCGAATCTCGGCATGTTCCTTGATCATAATGACAGAGGTTGGGTTTCACAATGCATAAGTCATTTTGGGGCAACTTGATAAAACAAGGATAACAATAACCGTTATTGTAGGTTTTTTTCACCTTTCTACCACAATAAATACAATGAATCTCATGAAGATTGATAATTTTTATGGTATGTCCTAAGTATGGGTTTAAAGGGATTTTTCCATCCCCAAGCTGCAAATAATATTCAATCGGTTCTTTATATTCATGCTGTAACTCTAATAGTTGTCCAGAATATTTCAAATCAAATCTCCTCTCGTTACAGAAGTCGGAAGTCAGAGGTCAGAAATCAGAGAAAGTAAAGGTCGAACTCACATTGTCGACGATTATTCAGGCCTCTTTTTTTGAAAGGCTTTGTTTTCTGTACCTTTCAATAGTCGTTCGATATTGGAGCGATGACGATAAAGAATGAAAACAGCAAAGAAAATAGCAGCCAATTTGACCGAAATATCTACATTCATAAATGACACGGTAACTCCTACAGTGATCGCCGCCAACATCGAAGATAGAGAAACGAATTTCGTGGTAAAGAGTACAATAACAAATACGATGGCACCATAAAGAATGGATAGGGGATTTAACACCAGCATGACTCCTGTGCTTGTCGCCACACTTTTTCCCCCTTTGAATCCAGCAAAAAGAGAATAAGAATGTCCAATACTAGCAGTAATACCCGCTAAAACACCTGTAACTTCTCCACCCACTCCTAAACCAATAAGTGTAGGAATGATCCCCTTTAATATATCGACAATCGTAACAAAGTAACCTGCTTTTTTACCAAGAACACGAAACGTATTGGTTCCACCAATATTTCCACTACCATGTTTTCGGATATCGATATTCTTATTTCGGCCAACAATTAAAGCCGTTGGGATCGCTCCAATAAAATATCCTATAAAAATGGCAAATAAAACCTTCATATTTTACCCCTTTGATCATATTTTTTTCGATTATATCATATCAAAAGAGAAGTTGACAGAAAATACTGCTCTTATCGATCGGTAAAACGAACCATTATTTTATCATAGTTATTCGATTTGATGATGGGAATTCGAATTTCCAATAAACCATTTTGGTATCTAGCATGAATCTTTTTACTATCAAAAGCGACTGGAATCGTCACTTTTCGAGAGAATTTTCCAACCTTCCTTTCTGATTTTACAATTTCTCCTTCTTGTGGTATATAACTACGATTGATTTCCCCTTCAACGATTAGCGTCTGACCCACAACCTTTAACTGAATATCTTTTTCATCTTTTAACCCAGGAATTTCAAGAACCAATAGGAGATCATGTTGCCTTTGATACAAATCGATAGGGATTGTCCTTGTTTGTGTAGCGTTTTTTTCGTTTAGATTAAAAAATTTCTCAAAAAAACTTCGATAATTCTCCCATTCATTTTCAAATAGAGATGCATTCGTATTGACAAAATCGAAGGGATTAAATGGCATCTTTCCATTCCTCCTTGGCACGACTCTTCTATAATTTATGCAGTCTCTTAACTCGACGTACGTGAAGAGGAATAAAATTGTCTCAAAAAAGAACATCTGGGCTTTTATGGCCATATAATACATTATTAAAAGAAGGAAGGATGATTGTTCTATGCCTTCTATCGTGGGCGGAATCAAAATTAATAGTATTGGAAGCGGCGGAGTCGTTAACGTTGGTGATGCCATCTACATTTCCCCCAAATCTACATCAAAAAGCTATGCTGGTTCAGGGTCGTTTAATACGGGTGATTTCTTAAATAACAATAATGGATTAAGTTCAACAAATACGAATGACTCGGACTTACTTGAAGCGGAACATTCCTTTAGCTCTTAATAAATAAAAAGGTGAGAAACATGAATATTTATGTGCATCAAAATATTATGATCCATCAGATTCGGATTCAAAGTATTGGAAACTCCTCTGTATTTCAAATTGGAAGTGCTGGAGTAATTAAACCATTATCCAATATCTATAATACCGGCGGGTTTACTGGGCCAATCCCTTCTCCTAGAAAACCACAGATTCCTTTAGGTCCTACTCCACCTTCCCTCAATCCAGACTTGAAAGGAGAATGAAGTATGTATCTAACTCCACAATTCGATAAGTATATTCGTCAACTCCATCATTATATCAAGATGCAAAATCAACATATTCGTATGATGGAGGAAACCATACAGCAACTACAAACAGAGATCGATCAAATAAAAAATAATCAAAATCTTTCTGTCGGAAAAATTGAGTATAAATTTGACCAATTAAAAGTAGAACGGTTAGAAGGAACGTTAATTATCGGCATGTCGCCAAATGGTTCTGGTACGATTGAAGATCTTTCTCTTCAAGATCAACATCGTGAAGACGTTCCCACT
This region of Tepidibacillus fermentans genomic DNA includes:
- a CDS encoding arsenate reductase family protein, yielding MIKIYYYNKCGTSRKAKKFFDENRIPYEIVQIIEEPPTKAELKEMVQKSGVNIKKFFNTSGGSYRELGMKDKIKSLSEDELLDILASDGKIIKRPLITNGEVTTVGWNDGIAETWLKFKE
- a CDS encoding HD domain-containing protein, coding for MELVIEKVKEYIKKHMMDESSGHDYWHVMRVYHNAQLLMREEKANVNANVVQLAALLHDIGDYKITGSDDTQIGIPKAILEELNVDSNIIKQVLQIIGEISFHQQTEKLSSLESQIVQDADRLDAIGAIGIARAFAYGGAKGRQIWNPEEPPKLKMSKEEYMRNKGNSINHFYEKLLLLKDRMNTDAGKKIAKERHRFMEIYLEQFFLEWNGER
- a CDS encoding MFS transporter; protein product: MNQQNYISKNTKEFWKATVALSIGSFLIFSNLHMVQPLLPLFSEDFHVSPATASLTVSLVTLTLSIFLLLFGPISDAMGRKNIMSIGLFGSSFMSILIFFSPNFTTLLILRTFQGIFLASLPAIAYAYIGEEFDKNAIGIAIGIYISGNSIGGMGGRIVSGFIADHWGWQYSFLIMGIFGLLFFFLFLVLLPKSQHFQTHHFSLKIGIREMIHHWKNPILRQAYYVAGIIYFIFLGLFNYLGYYLHQSPYFLSTTVIGLLYISYLAGTFSSTLSGRLDQVLSIPRRIFYGLLIILVGILFMGLKPLFMIMTGLIFVVFGFFFVHSASSSWVSLHASHAKAGASSLYLLSYYMGGSMGGTLLGYVWSPFGWNGIILVTFVLVLVGIRISFRMNTFHEEKKETDNMVPSN
- a CDS encoding YkoF family thiamine/hydroxymethylpyrimidine-binding protein, which gives rise to MISCQLALYPLATKQFESVITKALQAIKPLESQGLTIEVGSMSTVIKGNDDLVWEAVRTLFEESIKEGHQIVLNATLSNECGCDL
- a CDS encoding class I SAM-dependent methyltransferase translates to MAWFDSFAKDYDQWYESNLGRFVDRVEKKLIEEMAKPEKNEQVLDMGAGTGTYSLWLAKKGLQVTAVDQSKEMLKIAQDKAEKEGLNIEWQIGDAHQLPFKDGTFDLVVSVTAVEFMDHPKKALREAMRVLKPNGRLVIGVLTKESSWGELYTQKAEEDPNNLFAKAHLYREEEIETLLPYSFQLKKGLYLPPVMQFDEKEAEKIERERQGKQEKGAGFFVIRWDKENSK
- a CDS encoding DUF2797 domain-containing protein, with the translated sequence MKYSGQLLELQHEYKEPIEYYLQLGDGKIPLNPYLGHTIKIINLHEIHCIYCGRKVKKTYNNGYCYPCFIKLPQNDLCIVKPNLCHYDQGTCRDSEFGDQHCMVPHYVYLALSSDVKVGLTRKTNAFKRWVDQGAIQSIPIAELPTRKMAGELEYFLSQHLPDKTNWRKMLKEEIADKDIRKIREEILALIPEEYQSYLLDVDQIQEFIYPIEGTVKNVTAINLDKQSVYEGKLVGMKGQYLIFDSGVFNIKKYAGYQVEIEIIESTK
- the plsY gene encoding glycerol-3-phosphate 1-O-acyltransferase PlsY, which produces MKVLFAIFIGYFIGAIPTALIVGRNKNIDIRKHGSGNIGGTNTFRVLGKKAGYFVTIVDILKGIIPTLIGLGVGGEVTGVLAGITASIGHSYSLFAGFKGGKSVATSTGVMLVLNPLSILYGAIVFVIVLFTTKFVSLSSMLAAITVGVTVSFMNVDISVKLAAIFFAVFILYRHRSNIERLLKGTENKAFQKKRPE
- a CDS encoding Hsp20/alpha crystallin family protein; translation: MPFNPFDFVNTNASLFENEWENYRSFFEKFFNLNEKNATQTRTIPIDLYQRQHDLLLVLEIPGLKDEKDIQLKVVGQTLIVEGEINRSYIPQEGEIVKSERKVGKFSRKVTIPVAFDSKKIHARYQNGLLEIRIPIIKSNNYDKIMVRFTDR
- a CDS encoding spore germination protein gives rise to the protein MPSIVGGIKINSIGSGGVVNVGDAIYISPKSTSKSYAGSGSFNTGDFLNNNNGLSSTNTNDSDLLEAEHSFSS
- a CDS encoding spore germination protein GerPB encodes the protein MNIYVHQNIMIHQIRIQSIGNSSVFQIGSAGVIKPLSNIYNTGGFTGPIPSPRKPQIPLGPTPPSLNPDLKGE